The Apium graveolens cultivar Ventura chromosome 11, ASM990537v1, whole genome shotgun sequence genome has a window encoding:
- the LOC141696963 gene encoding TMV resistance protein N-like isoform X1 produces the protein MASPRYNRTPSASTPTSPPTLWDVFLSFRGKDTRYTFTDHLYTALNRTGFRTFRDDPELRSGNTISRALPQAIRKSKVYIVVLSKNYAFSSWCLDELVEIFKCSKRMKRLIVPVFYYINPHVVRRQTESFGEAFKKHQTGYDMEKVKTWRLTLNEVADISGYHISENRYEADIIKKVVDRVSIEASPITLNVAKFPVGLDSRVKGVTALFNSDTDGVTRIGIHGMGGIGKTTLAKAVYNQNYLRFQGSCFLANVREVSGMRNGLVSLQQQLIGDVLKCNNINIHNVDQGIELIRARIFSKKVLVVIDDLDDPKPLEYLEGSFALGSMVIITTRNEDLLDRIKVKAKYKVNKMDEDESRQLFNQHAFGDGKISSTFLGLSKPILEHAGGLPLALQVFGSNLLNESEEEWRWFIDKLHRVPIDDIEKNLMISFYALKSVDPILQDIFLDIACFYIGWKKEDAAKIMETCYTFVNRNIEILKKRSLITISDEDKLGMHDLLRDMGKRIARNESPDEPEKHSRLWISEDIHSVLKKHKGTKAIQGIISSNYRYGFETALDQGVSFAAQTFKRMSKLRFLYLNKVNLTGSFEHTFEDLRWFCWKRFPLKCLPSEFYAQKLVTLELPDSEMRTMWDPNMVPQVFDNLKTLNMSSSPNLITTPDFTRLPVLETLNLRDCSSLEEVHISIGSLVRLVSLNLENCSNLRSLPDSICSLRALEVLNITCCTGLEELPDQLEKIKSLKELHAVNVNLLKMLPSIDQLSNLDDLDLRHCNNLLSISELPPNLKRIEAENCWAIERLPDLSNLKQLKRLNLRNCEVLTELQGLEEVTSLEYLNLSNCVCMERLPNLSNLKYLEELDLTNCNGLTEILGLEGLTSLRKLYLTGCNSSLLTYTLTKRFFQIFSEFGHKIEIYFPSAEYPDRIECMSKMSTNSQSSASYNFLALIFCFNTSYSSRVNCSINNTTRGLTWADTLYNSNNGDVLVVILPDSILSLREGDDIAITAVEEMFYGLHLTNIDSEDDSEDDSVVDNVENERRSNHSDNDLERSENWLSPGSTAVNVEQKRSYPTLSVIWDVK, from the exons ATGGCTTCCCCTCGTTATAATCGAACCCCGTCTGCTTCTACTCCAACTTCACCTCCTACTCTATGGGACGTTTTCTTGAGTTTCAGAGGTAAAGACACAAGATATACGTTTACAGATCATCTTTACACAGCCTTAAACCGCACTGGCTTTCGAACATTTAGAGATGATCCTGAGCTACGCAGTGGAAACACGATCTCACGCGCATTGCCTCAAGCTATTCGGAAATCTAAGGTTTACATTGTTGTCCTCTCCAAAAACTATGCTTTTTCATCGTGGTGCCTTGACGAGCTGGTAGAGATCTTCAAGTGTTCCAAACGAATGAAAAGATTGATTGTTCCTGTGTTTTACTACATTAATCCTCATGTTGTTCGACGCCAGACTGAAAGTTTTGGAGAAGCTTTTAAGAAACATCAAACTGGTTATGATATGGAGAAAGTGAAGACATGGCGGCTTACACTAAATGAAGTTGCTGATATTTCAGGATATCATATATCCGAAAACAG GTATGAAGCTGATATTATCAAAAAAGTTGTTGATAGGGTTTCAATCGAAGCAAGTCCCATAACTTTAAATGTTGCCAAATTTCCAGTTGGGTTGGACTCTCGTGTTAAAGGAGTAACAGCGTTGTTCAACAGTGACACAGATGGTGTCACTAGGATTGGTATACATGGTATGGGTGGAATTGGCAAAACAACTCTTGCCAAAGCTGTGTATAATCAAAACTATCTACGATTTCAGGGCAGTTGCTTCCTAGCAAACGTTAGGGAGGTTTCAGGAATGAGAAATGGCCTAGTATCTTTACAGCAGCAACTTATAGGTGATGTTCTTAAATGCAACAACATTAACATTCACAATGTTGACCAAGGAATTGAGTTGATTAGAGCTAGAATTTTTTCAAAAAAAGTCCTTGTTGTTATTGACGATTTAGACGACCCAAAACCACTAGAATATTTAGAGGGATCATTTGCTTTGGGGAGCATGGTTATAATAACGACGAGAAATGAAGATCTCCTGGATAGAATTAAAGTAAAAGCAAAATACAAAGTAAATAAAATGGATGAAGATGAGTCACGGCAACTTTTTAACCAACATGCATTCGGAGATGGTAAAATATCAAGCACATTTCTGGGACTGTCCAAACCCATTCTTGAGCATGCTGGAGGGCTTCCATTAGCTCTACAAGTTTTTGGCTCGAACTTGCTTAACGAATCTGAAGAAGAGTGGAGATGGTTCATCGACAAACTGCATCGAGTTCCCATTGACGATATTGAGAAAAACCTTATGATTAGCTTTTATGCGTTGAAATCTGTTGATCCTATTCTGCAAGATATTTTCTTAGATATTGCTTGTTTTTACATTGGATGGAAGAAAGAGGATGCTGCTAAAATAATGGAAACTTGTTATACTTTTGTCAACCGTAATATTGAAATTCTAAAGAAACGAAGTCTAATAACAATCAGTGATGAAGATAAGTTGGGGATGCATGATCTGCTTCGGGACATGGGAAAGAGAATTGCACGTAACGAGTCCCCTGATGAGCCTGAGAAACATAGTAGATTGTGGATCTCAGAAGATATACACAGCGTGTTGAAGAAGCACAAG GGGACAAAAGCCATTCAAGGTATCATTTCGAGCAACTATCGCTATGGCTTTGAGACTGCACTTGATCAGGGAGTATCATTTGCAGCACAGACATTCAAAAGAATGAGTAAACTAAGATTTCTTTACCTCAATAAAGTTAATCTCACTGGAAGCTTTGAACATACATTTGAAGATTTGAGGTGGTTTTGTTGGAAGCGTTTTCCTTTAAAATGTTTACCTTCTGAGTTTTATGCCCAAAAACTTGTTACCCTTGAGTTGCCTGATAGCGAAATGAGAACAATGTGGGATCCGAATATG GTTCCACAGGTTTTTGATAATTTAAAGACTCTAAACATGTCGAGCTCTCCAAATTTAATCACGACACCAGACTTCACTAGATTACCGGTTCTTGAAACTTTAAACCTTAGGGATTGCAGTAGTTTGGAGGAGGTTCACATATCAATTGGAAGTTTGGTGAGGCTTGTATCCTTGAATTTGGAGAATTGTAGTAATCTAAGAAGTCTTCCGGACAGTATCTGTAGCTTGAGAGCACTGGAAGTTTTAAATATTACTTGTTGCACTGGTCTAGAAGAATTACCGGATCAACTGGAGAAGATCAAAAGCTTAAAAGAGCTTCATGCAGTTAATGTTAATCTGCTAAAAATGCTTCCTAGTATTGATCAGCTCTCTAACCTAGATGACCTGGATCTTAGACATTGCAATAATTTGTTGTCCATATCGGAACTTCCTCCTAATCTGAAAAGGATAGAGGCTGAAAACTGTTGGGCTATAGAAAGATTACCAGACCTATCCAACCTGAAACAGTTGAAAAGGCTGAACCTAAGAAATTGTGAAGTTTTGACAGAGCTTCAAGGCTTGGAGGAAGTCACTTCTTTAGAATATCTTAATCTTAGTAATTGTGTGTGTATGGAAAGGTTACCAAATCTTTCCAATTTGAAATACTTGGAGGAATTGGATCTTACAAATTGTAATGGCTTGACAGAGATTTTAGGCTTGGAGGGACTCACTTCTTTACGAAAGCTTTACTTGACAGGCTGCAACTCATCTCTTCTGACATACACTTTGACAAAGCGTTTCTTTCAG ATATTCTCTGAATTTGGGCATAAGATTGAAATTTACTTTCCGTCAGCAGAGTATCCAGATCGGATTGAATGTATGTCAAAAATGTCAACAAATTCGCAGTCAAGTGCATCATACAATTTCCTGGCGCTCATCTTTTGCTTTAATACTTCCTATAGTTCAAGAGTTAATTGTTCGATTAACAACACCACAAGAGGTTTGACATGGGCTGATACTCTTTACAATAGTAATAATGGTGATGTATTAGTTGTAATATTACCAGATTCAATCTTGTCACTTAGAGAAGGTGATGATATTGCAATAACAGCAGTTGAAGAAATGTTTTACGGACTTCATCTAACGAACATTGACAGCGAGGATGACAGTGAGGATGACAGCGTGGTTGACAATGTAGaaaatgaaagaagaagcaaTCACTCAGACAATGATTTGGAAAGGAGCGAGAATTGGTTATCTCCTGGGAGCACCGCAGTCAATGTAGAACAAAAGAGAAGCTATCCCACACTCTCAGTAATTTGGGACGTAAAATGA
- the LOC141696963 gene encoding TMV resistance protein N-like isoform X2 yields MGRFLEFQRDDPELRSGNTISRALPQAIRKSKVYIVVLSKNYAFSSWCLDELVEIFKCSKRMKRLIVPVFYYINPHVVRRQTESFGEAFKKHQTGYDMEKVKTWRLTLNEVADISGYHISENRYEADIIKKVVDRVSIEASPITLNVAKFPVGLDSRVKGVTALFNSDTDGVTRIGIHGMGGIGKTTLAKAVYNQNYLRFQGSCFLANVREVSGMRNGLVSLQQQLIGDVLKCNNINIHNVDQGIELIRARIFSKKVLVVIDDLDDPKPLEYLEGSFALGSMVIITTRNEDLLDRIKVKAKYKVNKMDEDESRQLFNQHAFGDGKISSTFLGLSKPILEHAGGLPLALQVFGSNLLNESEEEWRWFIDKLHRVPIDDIEKNLMISFYALKSVDPILQDIFLDIACFYIGWKKEDAAKIMETCYTFVNRNIEILKKRSLITISDEDKLGMHDLLRDMGKRIARNESPDEPEKHSRLWISEDIHSVLKKHKGTKAIQGIISSNYRYGFETALDQGVSFAAQTFKRMSKLRFLYLNKVNLTGSFEHTFEDLRWFCWKRFPLKCLPSEFYAQKLVTLELPDSEMRTMWDPNMVPQVFDNLKTLNMSSSPNLITTPDFTRLPVLETLNLRDCSSLEEVHISIGSLVRLVSLNLENCSNLRSLPDSICSLRALEVLNITCCTGLEELPDQLEKIKSLKELHAVNVNLLKMLPSIDQLSNLDDLDLRHCNNLLSISELPPNLKRIEAENCWAIERLPDLSNLKQLKRLNLRNCEVLTELQGLEEVTSLEYLNLSNCVCMERLPNLSNLKYLEELDLTNCNGLTEILGLEGLTSLRKLYLTGCNSSLLTYTLTKRFFQIFSEFGHKIEIYFPSAEYPDRIECMSKMSTNSQSSASYNFLALIFCFNTSYSSRVNCSINNTTRGLTWADTLYNSNNGDVLVVILPDSILSLREGDDIAITAVEEMFYGLHLTNIDSEDDSEDDSVVDNVENERRSNHSDNDLERSENWLSPGSTAVNVEQKRSYPTLSVIWDVK; encoded by the exons ATGGGACGTTTTCTTGAGTTTCAGAG AGATGATCCTGAGCTACGCAGTGGAAACACGATCTCACGCGCATTGCCTCAAGCTATTCGGAAATCTAAGGTTTACATTGTTGTCCTCTCCAAAAACTATGCTTTTTCATCGTGGTGCCTTGACGAGCTGGTAGAGATCTTCAAGTGTTCCAAACGAATGAAAAGATTGATTGTTCCTGTGTTTTACTACATTAATCCTCATGTTGTTCGACGCCAGACTGAAAGTTTTGGAGAAGCTTTTAAGAAACATCAAACTGGTTATGATATGGAGAAAGTGAAGACATGGCGGCTTACACTAAATGAAGTTGCTGATATTTCAGGATATCATATATCCGAAAACAG GTATGAAGCTGATATTATCAAAAAAGTTGTTGATAGGGTTTCAATCGAAGCAAGTCCCATAACTTTAAATGTTGCCAAATTTCCAGTTGGGTTGGACTCTCGTGTTAAAGGAGTAACAGCGTTGTTCAACAGTGACACAGATGGTGTCACTAGGATTGGTATACATGGTATGGGTGGAATTGGCAAAACAACTCTTGCCAAAGCTGTGTATAATCAAAACTATCTACGATTTCAGGGCAGTTGCTTCCTAGCAAACGTTAGGGAGGTTTCAGGAATGAGAAATGGCCTAGTATCTTTACAGCAGCAACTTATAGGTGATGTTCTTAAATGCAACAACATTAACATTCACAATGTTGACCAAGGAATTGAGTTGATTAGAGCTAGAATTTTTTCAAAAAAAGTCCTTGTTGTTATTGACGATTTAGACGACCCAAAACCACTAGAATATTTAGAGGGATCATTTGCTTTGGGGAGCATGGTTATAATAACGACGAGAAATGAAGATCTCCTGGATAGAATTAAAGTAAAAGCAAAATACAAAGTAAATAAAATGGATGAAGATGAGTCACGGCAACTTTTTAACCAACATGCATTCGGAGATGGTAAAATATCAAGCACATTTCTGGGACTGTCCAAACCCATTCTTGAGCATGCTGGAGGGCTTCCATTAGCTCTACAAGTTTTTGGCTCGAACTTGCTTAACGAATCTGAAGAAGAGTGGAGATGGTTCATCGACAAACTGCATCGAGTTCCCATTGACGATATTGAGAAAAACCTTATGATTAGCTTTTATGCGTTGAAATCTGTTGATCCTATTCTGCAAGATATTTTCTTAGATATTGCTTGTTTTTACATTGGATGGAAGAAAGAGGATGCTGCTAAAATAATGGAAACTTGTTATACTTTTGTCAACCGTAATATTGAAATTCTAAAGAAACGAAGTCTAATAACAATCAGTGATGAAGATAAGTTGGGGATGCATGATCTGCTTCGGGACATGGGAAAGAGAATTGCACGTAACGAGTCCCCTGATGAGCCTGAGAAACATAGTAGATTGTGGATCTCAGAAGATATACACAGCGTGTTGAAGAAGCACAAG GGGACAAAAGCCATTCAAGGTATCATTTCGAGCAACTATCGCTATGGCTTTGAGACTGCACTTGATCAGGGAGTATCATTTGCAGCACAGACATTCAAAAGAATGAGTAAACTAAGATTTCTTTACCTCAATAAAGTTAATCTCACTGGAAGCTTTGAACATACATTTGAAGATTTGAGGTGGTTTTGTTGGAAGCGTTTTCCTTTAAAATGTTTACCTTCTGAGTTTTATGCCCAAAAACTTGTTACCCTTGAGTTGCCTGATAGCGAAATGAGAACAATGTGGGATCCGAATATG GTTCCACAGGTTTTTGATAATTTAAAGACTCTAAACATGTCGAGCTCTCCAAATTTAATCACGACACCAGACTTCACTAGATTACCGGTTCTTGAAACTTTAAACCTTAGGGATTGCAGTAGTTTGGAGGAGGTTCACATATCAATTGGAAGTTTGGTGAGGCTTGTATCCTTGAATTTGGAGAATTGTAGTAATCTAAGAAGTCTTCCGGACAGTATCTGTAGCTTGAGAGCACTGGAAGTTTTAAATATTACTTGTTGCACTGGTCTAGAAGAATTACCGGATCAACTGGAGAAGATCAAAAGCTTAAAAGAGCTTCATGCAGTTAATGTTAATCTGCTAAAAATGCTTCCTAGTATTGATCAGCTCTCTAACCTAGATGACCTGGATCTTAGACATTGCAATAATTTGTTGTCCATATCGGAACTTCCTCCTAATCTGAAAAGGATAGAGGCTGAAAACTGTTGGGCTATAGAAAGATTACCAGACCTATCCAACCTGAAACAGTTGAAAAGGCTGAACCTAAGAAATTGTGAAGTTTTGACAGAGCTTCAAGGCTTGGAGGAAGTCACTTCTTTAGAATATCTTAATCTTAGTAATTGTGTGTGTATGGAAAGGTTACCAAATCTTTCCAATTTGAAATACTTGGAGGAATTGGATCTTACAAATTGTAATGGCTTGACAGAGATTTTAGGCTTGGAGGGACTCACTTCTTTACGAAAGCTTTACTTGACAGGCTGCAACTCATCTCTTCTGACATACACTTTGACAAAGCGTTTCTTTCAG ATATTCTCTGAATTTGGGCATAAGATTGAAATTTACTTTCCGTCAGCAGAGTATCCAGATCGGATTGAATGTATGTCAAAAATGTCAACAAATTCGCAGTCAAGTGCATCATACAATTTCCTGGCGCTCATCTTTTGCTTTAATACTTCCTATAGTTCAAGAGTTAATTGTTCGATTAACAACACCACAAGAGGTTTGACATGGGCTGATACTCTTTACAATAGTAATAATGGTGATGTATTAGTTGTAATATTACCAGATTCAATCTTGTCACTTAGAGAAGGTGATGATATTGCAATAACAGCAGTTGAAGAAATGTTTTACGGACTTCATCTAACGAACATTGACAGCGAGGATGACAGTGAGGATGACAGCGTGGTTGACAATGTAGaaaatgaaagaagaagcaaTCACTCAGACAATGATTTGGAAAGGAGCGAGAATTGGTTATCTCCTGGGAGCACCGCAGTCAATGTAGAACAAAAGAGAAGCTATCCCACACTCTCAGTAATTTGGGACGTAAAATGA